Within Candidatus Hydrogenedentota bacterium, the genomic segment GGCCACTGGTCGGCGGGGTTGTTCACCACGGCGAAGACCGAAAACAACCGTTGCCCGGGTTTGGCGTCCGGCGGTCCCCAGGAGGCCTGGTACAGGGTATAGCCGCGATGCCGCAGGGGCGCGTTCATGCTGATCGTCACCGCCTGCTCGATGCCGTTCTCGATCTTGCGTACGCCGCTCTCGAACTTCTTGGGCATCTGCGTGCCCGGATGCATTTCGTGGGTAAATGTGTCTAGCGCCACGGTGAACGGCATCTGGAACCGTTTCTTGCGAAGATCGAACGTCCACAGCTTGCCGTCGAGTTCGACCGTGAGCGGGAACGGCGAATACCCCCACAAAATGGCTTCGATGGCTTCGCCGTTCTTCGGCTGAATGCGCACATACGCGCCCGCTGCATTGCGCTCGGCCTGTTTTTCAAGGGTCATCCCGACGAGCGTGAACCCGTCTACGCGGCGTCCCGCGGCCTGTCCGGCCTGACCCGCCGGGCGGGGGATGCAGTTGCGGTAGACGCCCTCGAGGACGATGTCGAAGGGCAGGGCCGCATGGTTAAACGTGCGCGTGCCGCCGGACCCGATGTCCATGAACCGGCTGCCGGGGATGAGGTATTCGGTATAGGGCCCCCGGCCGGAGGCGTCAGCAACCGCGAGTTCCCATTCGTAATAGCTCTCGAACTCGTTGGATTGTTCGCCCTCGTACAGGGTGAGGTTTCCGCTGACCGAGTAATTGTATTGCACCGCCGCGCCCGCGAGTAGAAGCAGTATGCCGGCGTGTCCGATGAGGATGCCCCACTGCGCCGGCCGCTTCCGTGCACGGACGATGCCGCCCAGAGTCAGGTTCACCGCGAGCAGCGCC encodes:
- a CDS encoding cytochrome c biogenesis protein ResB; this translates as MKAVLRTLYHFLSSYGLSCVLFLLLFVLTLLGTLEQINLGIFDVQKKYFASFFLIHELFGVIPIPLPGAYLVMALLAVNLTLGGIVRARKRPAQWGILIGHAGILLLLAGAAVQYNYSVSGNLTLYEGEQSNEFESYYEWELAVADASGRGPYTEYLIPGSRFMDIGSGGTRTFNHAALPFDIVLEGVYRNCIPRPAGQAGQAAGRRVDGFTLVGMTLEKQAERNAAGAYVRIQPKNGEAIEAILWGYSPFPLTVELDGKLWTFDLRKKRFQMPFTVALDTFTHEMHPGTQMPKKFESGVRKIENGIEQAVTISMNAPLRHRGYTLYQASWGPPDAKPGQRLFSVFAVVNNPADQWPLYATIVITAGLAVHFVRKLVVYLREQSKGGA